The following proteins come from a genomic window of Labeo rohita strain BAU-BD-2019 unplaced genomic scaffold, IGBB_LRoh.1.0 scaffold_438, whole genome shotgun sequence:
- the LOC127160717 gene encoding sialic acid-binding Ig-like lectin 14 encodes MNIWTAEKIILLGFLWKGVCCRDFSISLPENIEALSGSCVIIKCRFEIEDKYDGDLTESAATGMWFKDGTHPFINQVFNSSNTKPNHFSGKIAGKLHKKDCTTIFYNITSNHSGKYYFRIEGNGGLKWNYDRESTSINVIDSPPKPIVQLYVEQKEVQDQEEVLEVLEGSSVSLRCSAETLCSSPPPTLTWSSTPRIPLSESSRLQELISDLNFTATHRQHRVTFTCTITYQLQDKNKTAQNNITLHVQYSPKNTSVSVIPSSSVLEGSSVTLICSSDANPAVLNYTWSRESEGQLEQLQTGHTLTFNRTDLKHRGWYHCTAQNQHGSQNSSVMLDIQYPPQISASSSYISGDVMVCFCEADGNPSPKLEWHLSGRPVTNSSNMFISEERLSSTGLRSSITLHQSLTHTSTLQCVSKNTHGTASQLFHPVFITEKAPWFNTYSLLVGVAAGTLFMAILWVTTLLYRYIFRTQTGDKAGLIQNDAADLVDSGGEPFYSNKVMMSSAEDPTPNHPEPLHYSTINFTNTKPESNDIRGISALTTDYAVVRYCGQNAVDSEAKIAKNYSSMPDGEAIYQVPHKAAAKQEQIWT; translated from the exons ATGAACATCTGGACAGCAGAGAAAATAATTCTTCTCGGTTTTCTGTGGAAAG GTGTTTGCTGTAGAGATTTTAGTATCAGTTTGCCAGAAAATATTGAAGCTCTCAGTGGATCATGTGTGATCATAAAGTGCAGGTTTGAGATTGAGGACAAGTATGATGGAGACCTCACAGAAAGTGCAGCTACAGGAATGTGGTTCAAAGATGGAACACATCCGTTTATCAATCAAGTGTTTAATTCCAGCAATACCAAACCTAATCACTTCAGTGGGAAAATAGCTGGAAAACTACACAAAAAGGACTGCACCACTAtcttttacaatattacttcaAATCATAGTGGTAAATATTACTTCAGGATTGAGGGCAATGGTGGACTGAAATGGAACTATGATAGAGAGTCAACTTCAATAAATGTGATCG acTCTCCCCCCAAACCTATAGTGCAGCTGTATGTGGAGCAGAAGGAGGTGCAGGATCAGGAGGAGGTGTTGGAGGTGTTGGAGGGGAGCTCTGTGAGTCTGCGCTGCTCTGCTGAGACTCTCTGCTCCTCTCCTCCACCAACTCTCACATGGAGCTCCACTCCCAGAATCCCCCTCAGTGAGAGCAGCAGACTACAGGAGCTCATCTCTGATCTGAACTTCACTGCTACTCACCGTCAACACAGAGTCACTTTCACCTGCACTATAACCTACCAGCTACAGGACAAGAACAAAACAGCACAGAACAACATCACATTACATGTTCAGT atTCGCCTAAAAACACATCAGTGTCTGTGATTCCCTCCAGCTCTGTGTTGGAGGGCAgttcagtgactctgatctgcagCAGTGATGCAAATCCAGCAGTGTTGAACTACACCTGGTCCAGAGAGAGTGAAGGACAGTTGGAGCAGCTGCAGACTGGACACACTCTTACCTTCAATAGGACCGACCTGAAACACAGAGGCTGGTACCACTGTACAGCTCAGAACCAACATGGCAGCCAAAACTCATCAGTGATGCTGGACATTCAGT ATCCTCCTCAGATCTCTGCTTCCTCCAGCTATATCAGTGGAGATGTAATGGTGTGTTTCTGTGAGGCTGATGGGAATCCCTCTCCTAAACTGGAGTGGCATCTGTCTGGACGTCCTGTCACTAACTCTTCAAACATGTTCATCAGTGAAGAGCGATTGAGCAGCACAGGCTTGAGGAGCTCCATCACTCTACATcagtctctcacacacacatccactCTGCAGTGTGTCAGCAAAAACACTCATGGAACTGCAAGTCAACTGTTTCATCCGGTTTTCATCACTGAAAAAGCTCCAT GGTTTAACACTTATTCCCTCCTGGTTGGAGTCGCAGCTGGAACTTTGTTCATGGCAATCTTATGGGTCACAACACTGCTGTACAG ATATATCTTCAGGACTCAAACGGGAGATAAAGCTGGACTGATTCAGAATGATGCG GCTGACTTGGTGGACAGTGGGGGAGAGcctttttatagtaataaagtTATGATGTCATCAGCTGAAGACCCCACACCAAACCACCCAGAACCCCTACATTATTCAACAATTAACTTTACAAACACCAAACCGGAGTCAAACGACATCAGAGGCATCTCTGCACTTACTACCGATTATGCTGTGGTCCGATATTGTGGTCAAAACGCAGTAGATAGTGAGGCAAAGATCGCAAAGAATTATTCTTCAATGCCAGATGGAGAAGCCATTTACCAGGTTCCTCACAAAGCAGCAGCCAAACAGGAGCAGATATGGACGTAA